The genome window TAAGATCGAGAAAGAAGTAAAACAGGACAATGGTCCAGGAAAAAAAGACGACCGATTCGTAGAGATTGGAGAGCGGCACATGGCCGACGCCGAGGGCGTATGACTCCTTCCAGCGCAGGCCGATGGCCACGGTTTGCAGAACCAGCCCGACCAGGGCGAGAATGCTTCCTGCTGTGCCGACTCCCCTGGAACGGCTGGCGAGAAAAATGAAGAAGAGCAGCATGGACGCGAGATAGGCGATTGTGGTGCTGTTGAACAGAAGTGAACTGGTCATTTCTCTCCCTCCCCGGAAATATCGTTTCGCAGCCGCTCAACGAGACGGGCAAAAACGGGTTGGAATCCAGCCTGGTTCTTGTTGCTGTGGCCGCCGATGGTAACCTCGCCATCAGTGATCCGTATCCAGACTCGGCGGTGCGACATGAAGAACGCCGCATAGACACCCGCCACCATGAGAAAGCATCCGAGCCACACCACCCAGACGCCGGGGTCCTTGACTACCTGCAGCCCCGTATATTCCTGTTCCTGGCCGCCGGTATAGGATATGAGCGGCAGGCCGTTCTGCTCTGATGTCCGTGCGTTCAGCTCCGGGTATTGGGCGTAGATGACCACCGCCTTGGTTTCACCTGTTGGCGTATGCACCTCGATGTGCGCGGCAGGTCCGGACATGCCGGGCTGGAAGGGGCTGATGTCCTGTGTCGATTCCAGGACGTGCATGCCGCTGCCGTCGGGCAGTTTCGCCGATGAACTGCTGTCGACCGTCAACTGCGTCTTATTGCTGCCGTCCCTATTGCTGATGATGAAATGATGCTCACCCACCTTGCCGTAACTCGACTGGTAGAAGGTTATCCCCTTGTAGGTCAGCGGATCGTTGACGATGATCGGAACCCTGGTGAAGCCGGGGACCGGCTTCCTGTCTTCGAGCACGGTCAGGATGCTCTTGAACTCTTTTGGCGCGCCGGTGTCGTAGTAGCTGACACTGAACTGTTCGCAGCCAATGGCAAAATCGAGCGGGATCTCCTTGCCGGTGCGTGACATGACCGACGTGACCGCCTCACCTTCGATAATGTTCACATGGGCCTTATAGCCGAAAATCGAACCGATGATTGCCCCGATGAAGATGACAATGATGCTGAGATGAACGATATATACCGCAAGACGGCACCAGGGGGTCTTCTGGGCAAATAGGTGGCAGGAACCGTCTGCTTCCGTGACTACGGGTTCGCCGAATTCCGCCCTGAGCAGGGCAATCGACTTGTCCCGCAACAGGGAACGGTCTGCATGGACGCTGACCGATTCGATAAGAGAGAGACTTTTCCCCAACCCTTCGTCCATGACCGTAGTCGGACGGGTGATGAGCCGCCAGATCTGGGGAAGCCTCTTGATCGAGCAGGCAATGAGATTACTGGTCAGCAGGGCCAGCAGCAAGATGAACCACCCGGAATGATACATGTCGAAAAAACCTAGTGTCTTGTATAACTTGAATTTGTTTTCGCCGATGGTCTGCAGATATTCCGGGGGAGGTGCCCCCTGCGGTATGACCGTGCCGATGATGGAGGTGACGGCAAGGGTAAGCAGGAGAAACATGGTGAGTTTCAATGAGCAGAAATAGTCCCAGATGGGCTGGGTCGATGATCTTTCCGTGCTTTTCACGAAGTACTCCTTCTGGTGACGGAACGCGACATTTCACAATATGCCCCTGCATATTCCGCATGAAGGGGATCGTGTGCGTCCTACAATGAATGCGCCGGATGGAAGGGAACCTGGGATTCAGGCCTGGTTCTGCGGGGGAACAAAGATGGAGAGGTATACCTGGGGGAGTGTCCAGTATGGTTCTAACCGGTTGGTCGTTGAGGTGGCCGGAGAAAAGGCATAAGCAAGTGGAGAAGGCAGAGGGGCAAGGCAGGAGCAACAGGAACATTCGGAACTGCATCCGCCAGCCGTGCCGTGATCGTCGGAGCAGGGACAGCCGGTTGTCGGACAACAGTCACTTGCTACAGCGGTTTCCCGGACCTCTTCCTGTGGGGAACGGGAAAAATGCTGCGCATAGCTGTTAACGCTCAAGAGCAGAAAAACAGAAAGCAACAGGCATGCTGTCAAGCGTGTGCAGATCATTCGTATCGCGGCGGGGCCTTTCAGAATTTCAATAATCGTAATGAAGATCAGCAAGGAATGTCAATGTAAACTTTTCGGGATGGACAGGCGCACAGTTTTCACGCACTCCTGTGAAACCTCACGGGTGAAAGGGCCCGTGCCAGGCATGAAAAAAGGCATCCCGAAGGATGCCTTTTGTTTGGTGCGGTGGAATGGACTCGAACCATCACGAGATTGCTCCCGCCAGCCCCTCAAGCTGGTGCGTCTACCAATTCCGCCACCACCGCAGATCTGATTATGGTTCCCGTTTGAAACGGGTTTTCTATCTACCATTTCCAGGCAGATACTGTCAAGAGTAAACTTTGCCGTGTTTTACTTCTGTGCCGGCACCGGGGTAGCCGGTTGTGCCGGGGGGGCTGCCTGCTGTGGGGCTTGAGGCGCTGCCCCGGGAGCTTGCATGGGGGCAGCGGGCGCCGGTGCTGCAGGTGCCGCTTTGGGTGCTGTTTTGCCCGACATGATGGATGAGGAACTCGAGTGACCCGAGCGGTAGGCAAGGGTGAGCGAGGTCAACATGAAGATGATGGCCGCACCGGTGGTGAGTTTACTCATGAACGTATTGCCGCCGCCGGCTCCGAATACTGACTGGCTGCCGCTGGCGCCAAAGGATGCACCCATCTCCGCACCTTTGCCGGACTGCAGGAGTACGATGGCAATCAGGGCGATGCTTACGGTGAGATGCAGGAATACAAGTAAAAAGGTCATGTCGATCTGCCTCCAGTTGAAAAACTCCTCTTATATAGCAGATTCGGCATAAAAAGAAAAGCCTCTTTTAGCTGCCGAAATTGACAATGGCAGCGAAAGAATCCGCCTTGAGGCTGGCCCCTCCGACAAGGGCGCCGTCAATATCCATCTGGGCCATGAGCCCCTTCACATTATCCGGCTTGACGCTGCCGCCGTAGAGTATCCGGATGGCAGCGGCCGTCGAGGTGCCGCCAATCCCCGATAGTTGGCTGCGGATAAAGGCATGGGCTTGCTGGGCCATTTCATCCGTTGCGGTCTTGCCGGTGCCGATGGCCCAAACTGGCTCATAGGCAATGATGATGCCGGCCATCATGCTGGCATCGATACCGGCGAGGGCACCGGTTACCTGTCGCTTGAGAATGTCCAGGGTTGTGTTCGCCTCACGTTCGGCAAGGGTTTCACCGACACAGACGATGGGTACCAGGCCTGCAGCCATGGCTGCCTTGACCTTCCGGTTAACGGTCTCATCGGTTTCGGCAAAGTACTGCCGTCGCTCTGAGTGGCCGATGATGACATGGCTGCACCCCGCATCGACGAGCATCTTGGGCGATACCTCGCCGGTAAAGGCGCCTTCTTCCTCCCAGTAGCAATCCTGCGCCGCCAGGTTGATGGGAGTCGCGGCGATCAGGCCGCTGACCCGGCTCAATACGGTGAATACCGGAGCAACGACGATTTCCACATCTTTGGTATCCTGCACCAGCGGCACCAGTGCCTCGATGAGTTCACTGGCTTCCTGTCCGGTCTTGAAGAGCTTCCAATTGCCGGCAATAACGGGTTTGCGCATAATTCACCTCGTATGGCTGCTGTAGATCCCCAAAGGGGAGGGGTCGAACTATCTGTGACCGTTCTCTTCCAGTACCTTGATGCCGGGAAGCTTTTTCCCTTCCAAAAGTTCGAGGAATGCGCCACCACCAGTGGATATGTAGCTGATCTTGGCGTACTCTCCTGCACGATGCACCGCAGAATCGGTGTCGCCGCCGCCAACAATGGTCAGGGCATAGGAGTTTGCGACTGCCGAGACCATGGCAAAGGTCCCCCGGGAAAAGGCATCCATTTCAAAGACCCCCATCGGGCCGTTCCAGATGATAGTCTTCGCATTCTGTAGCGCCTCGGTGAAGAGGGTGACAGTTGCCGGCCCGACATCCAGAGCCATCCATTCATCCGGGATCTCCTGGATCGGGGTGACCTTGGTTTCGGCCTCGGGGTTGAATCGGTCGGCAACAACGCAGTCCACGGGGAGATAGAACTTGATCCCTTTTTCCCTCGCAGCCTCATAGGTCTTCCTGGCGGTTTCGAGCAGATCCTCTTCTACCAGCGATTTACCGATATTGTAGCCGAGAGCCTTGAGAAAGGTGAAGGCCATCCCGCCGCCGATGACGATCTTATCCACCTTGTTGATGAGGTTTTCCAGGACTTCGAGCTTGCCCGACACCTTTGCCCCGCCGAGTATGGCCACCAGGGGGCGGATCGGCTTGGTCATGGCCTTTTCGAAGTAGTTCATTTCATTCTTCATCAGGAAGCCGGCAGCCACGGTGGGGAAGAACCTGGTAATCGCTTCCACCGAGGCATGGGCGCGGTGGGAGACGGCAAAGGCGTCGTTGATGTAGATCTCGCAACCGTTGGTCAGCGCCTTGGCAAAATCCTCGTCGTTCTTTTCCTCGCCGGGATAGAAACGGACATTCTCCAGCATCAGTACATCGCCCGGTTTCATGTCGTCGATCATCGCACGGACTTCATCGCCAATGCAGTCGGGGGCGAGCTTTACTTCCTTGCCCAGCAGGCGGGAGAGCCGTTTGGCTGCGGGAGCCATGGAGTATTTGGGTTTTCGCTCCCCCTTGGGCCGTCCCAGGTGGGAGGCGAGGATGACTTTGGCGTTATAGTCCAGAGCGTAGTTTATGCTGGGAAGAACGGCCCGTATCCGGGTGTCTTCGGTAATGTTCTGGTTGTCGTCGAGGGGAACGTTGAAGTCGACCCGCATGAAAACTTTTTTCCCCTTGAGGTCTTCAATCTCATCGATATAGCGGATTGCCATGTTACCTCCCGTGTTCTCAGTACATTGAAGTAAAAAAAAGGAGGGGGATCGCTCCCCCTCCTGATTATTGTAAGAGTTCGTTATTTCCCAACCAGTTTGAAGAGGTCGACTACCCGCTGGGAGAAGCCGCACTCATTGTCGTACCAGGAGAGCACCTTGACCATGTTCCCGTCGAGCACCTTCGTGCTGAGAGCATCGACAATGGACGAGAGGGGATTGCCGTTGAAGTCGATGGAGACGAGCGGTTCTTCACAGAATCCGAGGATCCCCTTGAGGTCGCCACGGGATGCTTTCTTGAATGCTGCATTGACCTTGTCGGCGTCGGTCTTCTTTTTCAGGGTTGCAACCAGGTCGACCACGGAGACGTTGGGGGTCGGCACGCGGATCGCCATCCCGTCCAGTTTGCCTTTCAGTTCGGGAAGGACCAGGGAAACCGCCTTGGCCGCACCGGTCGAGGTGGGAATCATGGACATGGCGGCAGCGCGGGCGCGACGCAGGTCTTTGTGGGGAAGATCGAGGATGTTCTGGTCGTTGGTATAGGAATGAACCGTGGTTACCAGGCCCTTTTCGATGCCGAAAGCGTCGTTGAGAATCTTGGCCACCGGCGCGAGGCAGTTGGTGGTGCAGGAAGCATTGGAGATGATATGGTGCTTCTTGGGATCGTAGAGGTTGTCGTTGACCCCCATGACGATGGTGATGTCTTCGTTGGTGGCCGGTGCGGAGATAATGACCTTTTTCGCTCCTGCCTTGAGGTGCAGTTCGGCCTTGTCGCGGGCAGTGAACCTGCCGGTCGATTCAAGAACGATGTCGATCTTTTCCTTTTTCCAGGGGAGCAGGGACGGGTCCTTTTCCGCATAAATCTTGATGACTTTGCCATTGACAATAATGGCATCGTCGGTCGCTTCGACCTTGCCGGGGAAAATGCCATGGACCGAATCGTACTTGAGCAGATGGGCAAGGGTTTTGGCGTCGGTCAAGTCGTTAATGGCGACAAACTCGATCCCTTTTTCCTTCGCTGCCGCGCGCAGTACCATCCTGCCGATCCTACCGAAGCCATTGATTGCGATTCTCATGCGGTGTAACCCCCCTCTGTGAAGTATTATGTCGCCATTAAACTAGCAAACCGCCAAATAATATACAGCCTAAAGGCTGGTCGTCAACCGATAAATTGCAGTGCAGGGGGAATTCAGGGAAACGGTTACCCAGAAAGTAGGTGGGTAATTTGGGGTTGACGGTTACAGGGAAATCAAGGTAATGTTTGCAAATTAACAAGCCCTTATATGGTGCCTGCATTGCATTGAGGAGGTCTTGGTGACTGCCAGGACGGCCCTGATTTACTCCAATCGTTTTAATACCTTTGATTATGGTGCCGATCATCCTTTTCATGTTCAGCGTTATCAGTTGACCTATGAACTGATGATGGCCTACGACCTCATCGGCACGGTGGGGCGGGAGGTGCACGATTATCCCTTGGTCACCGAAGAGGCGTTGCAGGGATTTCACTCTGCCGAATACCTGGCCAAGCTGAAAGAGTTCAGTGCTGATAGCCAACCCCGTGCGGATTTCCGCTTTGGTCTCGGTGATGTGGAAAATCCCGTTTTCGAAGGGCTTTACGATTGGACGCTGCTGGGGACGTCAGGCACGGTCGAAGCTGCACGGATGGTGGTCGAAGAGGGGTATGACATCGTCTTCAACCTTGCCGGCGGTTGGCACCACGCCCATCGTGCAAAGGCTTCCGGGTTTTCGTACCTGAACGATGCGGTCATTGCCATAAACAGCTTGTTGCAGCACGGGAAAAGGGTTGTCTACCTCGATATCGATGCCCATCATGGCGACGGGGTCCAGGAGGCGTTTTACGATACTGATCAGGTTCTGACCGTTTCGCTCCATGAAAGCGGTATTTATTTTTTTCCTGGTACCGGATTTGAGCGCGAGATCGGCGCGGGGAAGGGACGTGGCTATTCGGTCAATGTCCCGCTGGTGGCGCACACGGATGACGCTCTGTTCATGAAGGCCTTTGATGAAGTTGCCTTCCCGCTGATAGCCGCCTTTGATCCGGATCTGCTGGTTACCCAGCTGGGTGCCGATACCTTTCGCACCGATCCGCTCACCAGGCTGGAGATCACGACCCATAGCTACTCATATATCCTCAGGAAGTTGAAGGCACTGCGGATTCCCTGGGTTGCAGTGGGTGGCGGCGGCTACGACAACATGAATGTTGCCAGGGCCTGGACCCTGGCATGGGCCATCATGAACGGCATCAGTCTCCCCCCGCGCCTCCCGGCACGCTTCCAGGGGCTGATCAAGGGATTGGGGTATCAGCACAGCATGCTGCTCGATGCCATGCACTGGGCACAGGAAGACGACAGGAACAGGGCTCTCGATGCGGTGGAGAAGAGTATAGCCGCCATCAGGAAAACTGTCTTTCCCGTACACATGGGTGGCCATGGCAAATCTGCCCGGTAATGCACCGCTTCTGAGCGTTTCTGGCAGTCCTCTCTTTTGCCTGAGGGAGGTGAATGCGCTTCCGGACAGGGAAAAGGAGCGGATCTACGGATCGCTCATCCCCGAGCGGCTCTGCCGGATGCTGCAGATTTCAGCCGAGACATTCTGTTCGGCAGAAGGGGAACGTCTCGTCGTTGTTACGGCTCCACCGGGTCTAGGGCTGCTCCGGCTGGAGGTGCGGCTGCATCCGTATGACCGCGACACCGTCTTTTTTCTGGATGTTGCCGATACCCCGTATCGGCAGCTGGAGCTCGCTTTCTGCATCATCAACGATCCATATGCCCGGCGCTTTGATGTGGACCTGGACAGCAGGGGGCAGGATAATTGCTTTACCACCCTGGGTCGCAACATCCCCGAGGAGATACGGGCAATGCAGGCAGGGCTCTTTCCCAATCAGACCCGCCGCGGCCTGCGGATGTTTGCGGAGTTTTTCCCGCTTTTCGAGCGGTTTGCAGACTCCCTGGGCGTCGAGATGATTGTCGCGGAGCCATTGACCTACGACAATGCGATCAGGTATGAGAAATACGGTTTCGATTATCTGACCGGACGCATGCTGATGCAGATGATCGATCGGGAATTCGAGCCCGGAGGGAAGTTGTTCAGACGCCTCGACGGCTCCTCGCCGTTTCGCATGCCGGGGCAGGATCGGACGGTCCGCGGTCGCAGCTGGGCCATCCATGACGGTATCCTGGACGAGCCGTGGGACAATATCCGGATATACAAGATGATTGGTATTCATGCAGAGATCAATACTTTTCCCGGCAGGGAAGAAGAGGAGGACCTCCCATCGGAGCTCTAGAGAGAAACAAGCCGACCCCCATTGACGGTATCGTCTATTACACGCCACCCGAAGGCTCAGTGCTGGAAGGGCGGGACGGACGGGTCTCAATCGCATTTACCGACGGTATTCCGGTGCCGCTGGAAGAAGCGGATCATCAGAAACTGGATGAAGCGGGGCTGGGTTACGATATGGTCGGCAAGGGGATCTACCTTGCCCTGCGCAACAATCCCGACTGCGTGAACAACACGATCTATGCCGGATGGCTGCGCGATGCCTATCCCCATTACCTTGCCGAGCTTGCCAGCCATATCCTGATGCTTGACAACAAGGATGTCGAGGTCTCCTATCTGGACCGCAAGATCAATTACCTGAAGGTTATGGCTCTGTTGCAGCCCGATGATCCTAGAATTATCGGGCAGATAGGAGCGACGTTTCTCGATCGTGGTACACGGATGTCGGCGCTGCATCAATCGACGGTCAATCTGTATCGGGCCGAAACCTTCCTGAAGCGGGCCGTGGAACTCAACCCCTCTGATGCGACGGTAAAGCTGCATCTTGGAGAGGTGCTCTATCTTTTGGGCCGATACCAGCAGGCTGCAGAGAACTGGCGGGAGATTCTGCCCGGGCTGAAGGGCGCGGATGCCGAGCGGCTTGTGGCTCGCTGCGCAAAGGTCGAGGGGGGGGCTATACCGCGGGTCCCGCCGGTGGACTACCTGGAAGCCATAGGCGTTGCATTCGGCTGCTACCAGGGGGGGGATTTCGAGGAATGTGCCGCCATCCTGCGAGATGTCCTCGACGATCTGGCCTTTTGTGAAGAATTCCCTTTGCCCGAGGTCTGGTATTACCTCGGCCTCTGTTTCCAGAACCTGGCCATGCCGAGGGATGCGGAACTGTGCCTGAGGGAAGCCTTGCAGCGTGATCCCGGTTTTACCGACGCGCAGCAGGCCCTGACCGATCTTGCACGATGAGCGGGGGAGCGATGCTTGGATTCAGTGCAGCAGACTGGATATTCATTGCCGGTGTCATGGTCGTGATCTTTATCTGTGTCGCCCTTAGCGACATGCGGCGAAAGAAATAATCGGAGTGCATGCCGTTGCCATATATTCATAAGGGGGTGGAATGAGGTTGGAACATGATGACACCGAGGAGCGCCGGCCGATGGCACTTACCCTGCTTTCGGGACTGTATCTCTTCTTCTTCCTGGTGTCCGCCTCGACCTTCGGCAATCCGTTTCCTTTTCTCGGAAAGATCTACAGTGGTTCCGCGGCAAAGGTACTGGTTATCGCTGATTGTCTCATCTGTCTCTATCTTTTGCTCGGCATACTCAAACGGCAGTATCTGACCTGGTATCTGTTGCTCGTCTATAATCTGTTCGAGGTGCTCAATACTATCATCAACCTGAATTTCATCACGCCTGCAGAGATAGAACGGGTGATTGGGGTTCAAGTGCACAAGGAAGGGCTCTGGATAAACAACATAGCTGCTGCACTGGCGATTCTGCTCCTGTCACAATTCATCTACAGGAGTAAGCACCATTTTTCAAACCGGCAGAAATATCTATTTTAACATCTGCCGAGGAACTATTTTAGCCGATGGATGCCCTGTTCAGGTTGCACTGGCCTGCCCGGTCTGCTATTATTGCGATGTTTTCGCACCATATGCGAGGTGAATACTTGTTCTTCCGATCTCTGCTGGAGCAGAACATATCTACCGACGGTATCGTCGACAAGGTGAAGCATGGTCTGGCACACACCTTTTTTCATAGTGATGATGCCGATTGTGCCGTCAATCTTGAAGATACCCATGGTGTCGAGATCCGCATCGACAAGCTCTGTAAGCGGTTTGGCAGTCATCAGGTTCTGCAGGATGTGGACCTGGAGATCAAGGCGGGAGAGACCTTCTCCATAATCGGACCTTCCGGTACCGGCAAGAGCGTTCTGCTCAAGCACATCGTCAAGCTGGAGACCCCTGACAGCGGCCAGATATTCATCAACGGCATGCCGATCTTCGATGTCAAGAAGCAGGAGTTGTCCAGAAATTACCGATACAGCATGGTATTCCAGTCATCTGCCCTGTTCAATTCCCTGACGGTTGGTGAGAATGTCGGCCTTTGGCTGCGTGAGAAACGGATCTGCAAGGAACAGCGGATCAGGGAGATCATCCGGTCGAAGCTGATGTTGGTGGGGCTTGAGGGCAAGGAAGGTCTCAGAACGTCCGAACTGTCCGGTGGGATGAAGAAACGTGTCGCCATTGCCCGTTCACTGGCCATGAACCCGGATCTGATCCTGTATGATGAACCTACTGCCGAGCTTGACCCGATCAATACGGACGAACTGGCAAATACCATTCTGGGGCTGAAAGAGACAACTAAGAACACCACGATCATTGTTACGCATGATCTCAATTTTGCGCTCTATATTTCCGATCGGATTGGCATGATGCATGAAGGGCGGATCATCGAGGTGGGGACTCCGCGCGAAATCAAGCAGAGCCAGAATCCCATCGTTAAGCGGTTCATCTTTACCACGACAAAAGGTATCAATGCCGACTGATGACAGTAGGAGTTCCGACTGTGTTTCAGGCAGGGGGGGCAGGGTGGTGTGGCACTGCGCAAAGATTACAGTAGCAGGTTTCCTGACGTTGGCGCTCTGTGCAGCATGTGCCGACTTGAA of Geobacter sp. contains these proteins:
- a CDS encoding cytochrome c biogenesis protein ResB, coding for MFLLLTLAVTSIIGTVIPQGAPPPEYLQTIGENKFKLYKTLGFFDMYHSGWFILLLALLTSNLIACSIKRLPQIWRLITRPTTVMDEGLGKSLSLIESVSVHADRSLLRDKSIALLRAEFGEPVVTEADGSCHLFAQKTPWCRLAVYIVHLSIIVIFIGAIIGSIFGYKAHVNIIEGEAVTSVMSRTGKEIPLDFAIGCEQFSVSYYDTGAPKEFKSILTVLEDRKPVPGFTRVPIIVNDPLTYKGITFYQSSYGKVGEHHFIISNRDGSNKTQLTVDSSSSAKLPDGSGMHVLESTQDISPFQPGMSGPAAHIEVHTPTGETKAVVIYAQYPELNARTSEQNGLPLISYTGGQEQEYTGLQVVKDPGVWVVWLGCFLMVAGVYAAFFMSHRRVWIRITDGEVTIGGHSNKNQAGFQPVFARLVERLRNDISGEGEK
- the secG gene encoding preprotein translocase subunit SecG, with amino-acid sequence MTFLLVFLHLTVSIALIAIVLLQSGKGAEMGASFGASGSQSVFGAGGGNTFMSKLTTGAAIIFMLTSLTLAYRSGHSSSSSIMSGKTAPKAAPAAPAPAAPMQAPGAAPQAPQQAAPPAQPATPVPAQK
- a CDS encoding triose-phosphate isomerase codes for the protein MRKPVIAGNWKLFKTGQEASELIEALVPLVQDTKDVEIVVAPVFTVLSRVSGLIAATPINLAAQDCYWEEEGAFTGEVSPKMLVDAGCSHVIIGHSERRQYFAETDETVNRKVKAAMAAGLVPIVCVGETLAEREANTTLDILKRQVTGALAGIDASMMAGIIIAYEPVWAIGTGKTATDEMAQQAHAFIRSQLSGIGGTSTAAAIRILYGGSVKPDNVKGLMAQMDIDGALVGGASLKADSFAAIVNFGS
- the pgk gene encoding phosphoglycerate kinase → MAIRYIDEIEDLKGKKVFMRVDFNVPLDDNQNITEDTRIRAVLPSINYALDYNAKVILASHLGRPKGERKPKYSMAPAAKRLSRLLGKEVKLAPDCIGDEVRAMIDDMKPGDVLMLENVRFYPGEEKNDEDFAKALTNGCEIYINDAFAVSHRAHASVEAITRFFPTVAAGFLMKNEMNYFEKAMTKPIRPLVAILGGAKVSGKLEVLENLINKVDKIVIGGGMAFTFLKALGYNIGKSLVEEDLLETARKTYEAAREKGIKFYLPVDCVVADRFNPEAETKVTPIQEIPDEWMALDVGPATVTLFTEALQNAKTIIWNGPMGVFEMDAFSRGTFAMVSAVANSYALTIVGGGDTDSAVHRAGEYAKISYISTGGGAFLELLEGKKLPGIKVLEENGHR
- the gap gene encoding type I glyceraldehyde-3-phosphate dehydrogenase, producing the protein MRIAINGFGRIGRMVLRAAAKEKGIEFVAINDLTDAKTLAHLLKYDSVHGIFPGKVEATDDAIIVNGKVIKIYAEKDPSLLPWKKEKIDIVLESTGRFTARDKAELHLKAGAKKVIISAPATNEDITIVMGVNDNLYDPKKHHIISNASCTTNCLAPVAKILNDAFGIEKGLVTTVHSYTNDQNILDLPHKDLRRARAAAMSMIPTSTGAAKAVSLVLPELKGKLDGMAIRVPTPNVSVVDLVATLKKKTDADKVNAAFKKASRGDLKGILGFCEEPLVSIDFNGNPLSSIVDALSTKVLDGNMVKVLSWYDNECGFSQRVVDLFKLVGK
- a CDS encoding acetoin utilization protein AcuC; the encoded protein is MTARTALIYSNRFNTFDYGADHPFHVQRYQLTYELMMAYDLIGTVGREVHDYPLVTEEALQGFHSAEYLAKLKEFSADSQPRADFRFGLGDVENPVFEGLYDWTLLGTSGTVEAARMVVEEGYDIVFNLAGGWHHAHRAKASGFSYLNDAVIAINSLLQHGKRVVYLDIDAHHGDGVQEAFYDTDQVLTVSLHESGIYFFPGTGFEREIGAGKGRGYSVNVPLVAHTDDALFMKAFDEVAFPLIAAFDPDLLVTQLGADTFRTDPLTRLEITTHSYSYILRKLKALRIPWVAVGGGGYDNMNVARAWTLAWAIMNGISLPPRLPARFQGLIKGLGYQHSMLLDAMHWAQEDDRNRALDAVEKSIAAIRKTVFPVHMGGHGKSAR
- a CDS encoding ATP-binding cassette domain-containing protein, with protein sequence MVDKVKHGLAHTFFHSDDADCAVNLEDTHGVEIRIDKLCKRFGSHQVLQDVDLEIKAGETFSIIGPSGTGKSVLLKHIVKLETPDSGQIFINGMPIFDVKKQELSRNYRYSMVFQSSALFNSLTVGENVGLWLREKRICKEQRIREIIRSKLMLVGLEGKEGLRTSELSGGMKKRVAIARSLAMNPDLILYDEPTAELDPINTDELANTILGLKETTKNTTIIVTHDLNFALYISDRIGMMHEGRIIEVGTPREIKQSQNPIVKRFIFTTTKGINAD